In the genome of Streptomyces sp. P3, the window AGGACCCGGAGGAGACCCGGGCCCGCACACACGCACCATCCGAGGAGCTGATCATGAAGGCAGCGGTCGTCACCGACTTCGGCAAGCCTCTGGAGATCCAGGAGCTGCCCGTCCCCGAGCCCGGCCCCGGCCAGGTGCTCGTCCGTATGGAGGCCTCCGGGCTCTGCCACACCGACATCCACGCCGCGCACGGCGACTGGCCGGTCAGGCCGCGGCCGCCGTTCATCCCAGGGCACGAGGGCGTCGGCCCGGTGCAGGCCGTCGGAGCCGGCGTCTCCGAGGACCTGGTGGGCAAGCGGGTCGCCATCCCGTGGCTCGGCTCGTCCTGCGGCACCTGCCGCCACTGCGTCTCCGGCTGGGAGACTCTCTGCCAGAGCCAGGTCAACTCCGGCTACTCCGTGGACGGTTGCTACGCCGAGTACGCCGTCGCCGACGCAGGTGCCGTGGTCCGGGTACCCGAGGGCGTGTCGTCGTTCGACGCGGCGCCGCTGACCTGCGCGGGCGTCACCACGTACAAGGCCATCAAGGTCGCGAACGTGGTCCCGGCCGAACGGGTCGCCGTCTTCGGCATCGGCGGTCTCGGCCATCTGGCGGTGCAGTACGCGCGGCTCGTCGGCGGCTTCGTCACTGCCGTCGACGTCGAACCGGACAAGCTGGGTCTGGCCCACAAGCTCGGCGCCGACCAGATCGTCAACGCCCGCACACACGACCCGGTCGAGGAGATCAGGCAGGCCGGCGGAGCGGACGTGGCCGTCGTGCTGGCCGCGAGCGCCAAGGCCTTCGAGCAGGCCTACCGGTCACTGAACCGGGGCGGGCGTCTGGTGATGGTCGGGCTGCCCGCCGACAACGCGTCCATCAACGTGCCGATCTTCGAGACCGTGCTCGGCGGGATCTCCGTCATCGGCTCCATCGTCGGCACCCGCCAGGACCTCGCGGAGGTGTTCGCACTGCACGCGGCCGGACGCACCCAGGTGATCGCCGAGAAGCGGCGCCTGGAGGAGGTCAACGACTCCTTCGACGAGGTCCTCGGCGGACGGGCCGAAGCCCGGCTCGTCTTCGAGTTCTAGGGCCCGGCACCACCGGGTCACAGGGAGAGGCAGCAGATCATGGCAACCCTCACCATAGGTGCCGTACGGGAGCGGGCGCCCGGCGAACGCCGTGTCGCCCTCGTCCCCGAGGCCGTAACCCTCCTGCGCCGGGCCGGACTCGACGTCCTGATCGAGACCGGAGCCGGAGCCGGCGCCTGGTTCACCGACGCCGAATACACCGCCGTCGGCGCGATCGTAGTCACCCCGGACGAGCTCTACGCACGCGCGGACGCTGTCCTCTGCGTCGGCCCGCCCGACGAGGAGACCGCGACAGCTCTGCGCGCCGGGCAGACTCTGATCGGCCTGCTCGAACCGCTGCGGCACCCCGCCCTGGTCGAGGAACTGACCGGGCGCGGCGTGCGCACGGTCAGCCTCGATCTGCTGCCCCGCACCCTCAGCCGCGTCCAGTCCATGGACGCGCTGACCTCGCAGGCCAGCGTCGCCGGCTACAAGGCGGCGGTCCTCGCCGCCGATTCGTACGACCGCTTCTTCCCGATGCTGACCACCGCGGCGGGCACCATGCGTCCCGCCCAGGTCCTGGTCCTCGGCGCCGGAGTGGCCGGGCTGCAGGCGATCGCCACCGCCCGGCGTCTCGGCGCTGTCGTCTCGGCGTACGACGTACGCCCCGCATCCCGAGGGGAGGTGGAGTCGCTCGGCGCCCGGTTCCTCGACATCCAGAGCCCGCCGGAAGGGGAACCGGGCACCGAACAGGGCGGCTACGCACGGGAGTTGACCGAACAGGAACAGCAGGCCCAGCGGGAGGCGCTGGACACGCACATCGCCCGCTCCGACGTCGTGATCACCACGGCGCAGGTGCCGGGCCGCAAGCCGCCGCTGCTGGTGACCGCGGCCGTGGTCGAGCGGATGAAGCCCGGCTCGGTCGTCGTCGACCTCGCCGCGAGCGAACTCGGCGGGAACGTCGAGGGCTCCGAGCCCGACAAGACGGTCGTCCTGGACGGCGGAGTCACCCTCATCGGTGCCGGGCACCTGCCCTCCGCCATGGCGACCGCCGCGTCCGCGGCGTACGCCCGCAACCTCGTCGCGCTTCTGGGGCACCTGGTGCGCGACGGGGAACTGACCCTCGACCCGGCC includes:
- a CDS encoding zinc-dependent alcohol dehydrogenase, which encodes MKAAVVTDFGKPLEIQELPVPEPGPGQVLVRMEASGLCHTDIHAAHGDWPVRPRPPFIPGHEGVGPVQAVGAGVSEDLVGKRVAIPWLGSSCGTCRHCVSGWETLCQSQVNSGYSVDGCYAEYAVADAGAVVRVPEGVSSFDAAPLTCAGVTTYKAIKVANVVPAERVAVFGIGGLGHLAVQYARLVGGFVTAVDVEPDKLGLAHKLGADQIVNARTHDPVEEIRQAGGADVAVVLAASAKAFEQAYRSLNRGGRLVMVGLPADNASINVPIFETVLGGISVIGSIVGTRQDLAEVFALHAAGRTQVIAEKRRLEEVNDSFDEVLGGRAEARLVFEF
- a CDS encoding NAD(P) transhydrogenase subunit alpha, whose product is MATLTIGAVRERAPGERRVALVPEAVTLLRRAGLDVLIETGAGAGAWFTDAEYTAVGAIVVTPDELYARADAVLCVGPPDEETATALRAGQTLIGLLEPLRHPALVEELTGRGVRTVSLDLLPRTLSRVQSMDALTSQASVAGYKAAVLAADSYDRFFPMLTTAAGTMRPAQVLVLGAGVAGLQAIATARRLGAVVSAYDVRPASRGEVESLGARFLDIQSPPEGEPGTEQGGYARELTEQEQQAQREALDTHIARSDVVITTAQVPGRKPPLLVTAAVVERMKPGSVVVDLAASELGGNVEGSEPDKTVVLDGGVTLIGAGHLPSAMATAASAAYARNLVALLGHLVRDGELTLDPADEITAALMGGASS